One Drosophila willistoni isolate 14030-0811.24 chromosome XL unlocalized genomic scaffold, UCI_dwil_1.1 Seg142, whole genome shotgun sequence genomic region harbors:
- the LOC6644875 gene encoding ATP-dependent RNA helicase DED1 translates to MLLSTGIVGNRWISFALWIVACLSAVSGQAGTVTWGAGNGAGANGAGVGAWSNSQTGGMHPPGSLGSNDPQFSYGYAGVDSRGPYGGSGGNGGYYVSGTDEHGRPFSYNGGGQIPPPGYPGRNDYYGYRGAASMTTSVTLLGVALSIMLSTTMLCRRS, encoded by the exons ATGTTGTTGTCTACTGGAATTGTTGGTAATCGCTGGATTTCATTTGCTCTATGGATAGTCGCCTGTTTAAGTGCGG tgAGTGGACAGGCTGGAACAGTTACCTGGGGTGCTGGAAATGGAGCAGGTGCTAATGGAGCTGGTGTTGGAGCCTGGTCAAATTCTCAAACCGGTGGCATGCATCCACCCGGTAGCTTGGGCAGCAATGATCCTCAATTTAGCTACGGTTACGCTGGCGTAGATTCACGTGGACCCTATGGCGGATCCGGGGGCAATGGTGGCTACTATGTTAGCGGTACGGATGAGCATGGGCGACCCTTCTCCTATAATGGTGGTGGCCAAATTCCACCGCCTGGCTATCCCGGGCGTAATGATTATTATGGTTATCGTGGCGCCGCTTCAATGACAACATCAGTCACATTATTGGGCGTGGCCCTCTCTATTATGCTCTCTACAACAATGCTGTGTAGAAGATCCTAA
- the LOC6644874 gene encoding neprilysin-3 isoform X2 produces the protein MTRYKQTEFTEDDSSSIGGIQLNEATGHTGMQIRYHTARATWNWRSRNKTEKWLLITTFVMTLTIFTLLILLFSNGSHEKTKHVLHVQPHQKECPSGNDLPCLNEHCIFAASEILKSIDVTIDPCDDFYGYACNQWIKKNPIPEGKSTWGTFGKLEQSNQLIIRNVLEKPAKTFTSEAERKAKIYYESCVDVDEHMEKLGAKPMNDLLVQLGGWNVTKSGYNLTDWNLGKTLKILHNKYNFNCLFGWAIGEDDKNSSRHVIQIDQGGLTLPTADYYNNKTDIHRKVLNEYIEYMTKVCVLLGGNETDARAQMIGVINFEKKLANITIPLEDRRNEEAMYHPMTLIQLYKLAPFINWTDHFDNALQMVNRRVTDHEVVVVYAPEFLKNLSDIILQMEKTEEGRITLNNYLIWQAVRTLTSCLSKPFRDAYKGVRKALMGSDGGEEVWRYCVSDTNNVVGFAVGAIFVRQAFHGESKPAAEQMISEIREAFKLNLQNLTWVDKQTRERAMEKANEISDMIGFPDYILNPVELDRKYADLNITPDAYFENNIQVAIYNLKSNLKRLDQPVNKTNWGMTPQTVNAYYTPTKNQIVFPAGILQTPFFDINNPKSLNFGAMGVVMGHELTHAFDDQGREYDKFGNINRWWDQKSIERFNEKSECIAREYTAYKMNGRNLNGKQTLGENIADNGGLKAAYHAYLRTKNEKEADILKLPGLNLTHSQLFFVSFAQVWCSSNTDETNLLQMEKDPHSPSQFRVIGTLSNMNEFSEVFKCKPGKRMNPTKKCEVW, from the exons ATGACACGCTACAAACAGACCGAATTTACGGAAGATGATTCAAGTTCAATTGGTGGCATACAACTAAACGAGGCAACGGGGCACACAGGCATGCAGATACGATATCATACGGCGCGG GCCACATGGAATTGGCGTTCAAggaataaaacagaaaaatggCTCCTCATTACGACCTTTGTGATGACCTTGACAATTTTCACTTTactgattttattattttcgaaTGGATCGCACGAAAAGACAAAACACGTCCTCCATGTCCAGCCGCATCAGAAAG aaTGTCCTTCAGGCAATGATCTTCCTTGTCTCAATGAGCATTGCATATTTGCAGCGAGTGAAATTCTTAAATCGATTGATGTCACTATCGATCCCTGTGATGATTTTTATGGCTATGCCTG TAATCAATGGATTAAGAAAAATCCTATACCGGAGGGTAAATCAACTTGGGGAACATTTGGCAAACTCGAGCAATCGAATCAGCTGATCATACGCAATGTCCTGGAGAAGCCAGCGAAAACTTTTACATCGGAGGCCGAACGCAAGGCCAAAATTTATTATGAATCCTGTGTAGATGTCGATGAGCATATGGAAAAATTAGGTGCCAAGCCGATGAATGATTTGTTAGTTCAACTTGGCGGTTGGAATGTAACAAAAAGTGGTTATAATTTAACCGATTGGAATTTGGGCAAAACTTTGAAAATCTTGCACAACAA ATATAACTTTAATTGTCTTTTTGGCTGGGCCATTGGCGAGGATGATAAAAATTCATCACGTCACGTTATACAAATTGATCAGGGTGGCCTGACATTGCCCACAGCGGATTACTATAACAACAAGACGGATATTCATCGTAAAGTACTCAATGAATATATCGAATACATGACCAAAGTCTGTGTCCTATTGGGTGGCAATGAAACGGATGCTCGTGCCCAAATGATTGGGgtaattaattttgaaaagaaaCTTGCAAATATAACAATACCATTAGAGGATCGACGCAATGAGGAGGCAATGTATCATCCGATGACATTGATACAATTGTATAAACTGGCTCCGTTCATCAATTGGACGGATCATTTTGATAATGCCCTGCAAATGGTTAATCGACGTGTCACCGATCATGAGGTGGTTGTTGTCTATGCTCCAGAATTTCTAAAGAATCTCTCGGACATTATTCTACAAATGGAAAAGACTGAAGAAGGCCGAAT CACTTTGAACAACTATTTGATCTGGCAAGCGGTTCGTACATTAACCAGTTGTCTATCCAAACCCTTCCGTGATGCCTATAAGGGTGTGCGAAAGGCTCTAATGGGATCGGATGGCGGTGAAGAGGTTTGGCGCTATTGTGTCTCCGATACCAATAATGTGGTTGGTTTTGCCGTTGGGGCCATATTCGTGCGGCAGGCATTTCACGGTGAATCCAAGCCGGCGGCAGAGCAAATGATTAGTGAGATACGCGAAGCATTTAAATTGAATCTTCAGAATCTCACGTGGGTTGACAAGCAGACACGTGAGCGTGCCATGGAGAAAGCCAATGAAATTTCCGATATGATTGGTTTTCCCGATTATATACTAAATCCCGTCGAATTGGATCGAAAGTATGCCGATTTGAATATCACACCGGATGCCTATTTTGAGAATAACATTCAGGTGGCAATATATAATTTGAAAAGCAATTTGAAGCGACTCGATCAGCCGGTGAACAAGACCAATTGGGGCATGACACCGCAGACGGttaatgcctattatacaccaactaaaaatcaaattgTCTTCCCCGCTGGCATTCTACAAACTCCGTTCTTTGATATTAACAATCCCAAGAGCTTAAATTTCGGCGCCATGGGTGTAGTCATGGGTCACGAATTGACACATGCCTTTGATGATCAAGGACGTGAGTATGATAAGTTTGGCAACATCAATCGATGGTGGGATCAAAAGAGTATTGAGCGATTCAATGAGAAATCCGAGTGCATAGCCCGAGAATATACTGCATATAAAATGAATGGTCGCAATCTTAATGGAAAGCAGACACTGG GTGAGAATATAGCCGATAACGGTGGCCTTAAAGCAGCATATCATGCCTACCTGCGGACCAAAAATGAGAAGGAAGCTGATATACTAAAATTACCAGGCCTCAATTTAACACATTCGCAACTGTTCTTTGTATCGTTTGCACAG GTTTGGTGCTCGAGCAATACTGATGAAACGAATTTGCTACAAATGGAAAAGGATCCACATTCACCATCACAATTTCGTGTGATTGGTACCCTATCAAATATGAATGAATTTTCCGAGGTATTTAAATGCAAACCTGGCAAACGCATGAATCCGACCAAAAAGTGTGAAGTTTGGTAA
- the LOC6644874 gene encoding neprilysin-3 isoform X1 codes for MWLTDCRTMTRYKQTEFTEDDSSSIGGIQLNEATGHTGMQIRYHTARATWNWRSRNKTEKWLLITTFVMTLTIFTLLILLFSNGSHEKTKHVLHVQPHQKECPSGNDLPCLNEHCIFAASEILKSIDVTIDPCDDFYGYACNQWIKKNPIPEGKSTWGTFGKLEQSNQLIIRNVLEKPAKTFTSEAERKAKIYYESCVDVDEHMEKLGAKPMNDLLVQLGGWNVTKSGYNLTDWNLGKTLKILHNKYNFNCLFGWAIGEDDKNSSRHVIQIDQGGLTLPTADYYNNKTDIHRKVLNEYIEYMTKVCVLLGGNETDARAQMIGVINFEKKLANITIPLEDRRNEEAMYHPMTLIQLYKLAPFINWTDHFDNALQMVNRRVTDHEVVVVYAPEFLKNLSDIILQMEKTEEGRITLNNYLIWQAVRTLTSCLSKPFRDAYKGVRKALMGSDGGEEVWRYCVSDTNNVVGFAVGAIFVRQAFHGESKPAAEQMISEIREAFKLNLQNLTWVDKQTRERAMEKANEISDMIGFPDYILNPVELDRKYADLNITPDAYFENNIQVAIYNLKSNLKRLDQPVNKTNWGMTPQTVNAYYTPTKNQIVFPAGILQTPFFDINNPKSLNFGAMGVVMGHELTHAFDDQGREYDKFGNINRWWDQKSIERFNEKSECIAREYTAYKMNGRNLNGKQTLGENIADNGGLKAAYHAYLRTKNEKEADILKLPGLNLTHSQLFFVSFAQVWCSSNTDETNLLQMEKDPHSPSQFRVIGTLSNMNEFSEVFKCKPGKRMNPTKKCEVW; via the exons ATGTGGCTTACCGATTGCCGTACG ATGACACGCTACAAACAGACCGAATTTACGGAAGATGATTCAAGTTCAATTGGTGGCATACAACTAAACGAGGCAACGGGGCACACAGGCATGCAGATACGATATCATACGGCGCGG GCCACATGGAATTGGCGTTCAAggaataaaacagaaaaatggCTCCTCATTACGACCTTTGTGATGACCTTGACAATTTTCACTTTactgattttattattttcgaaTGGATCGCACGAAAAGACAAAACACGTCCTCCATGTCCAGCCGCATCAGAAAG aaTGTCCTTCAGGCAATGATCTTCCTTGTCTCAATGAGCATTGCATATTTGCAGCGAGTGAAATTCTTAAATCGATTGATGTCACTATCGATCCCTGTGATGATTTTTATGGCTATGCCTG TAATCAATGGATTAAGAAAAATCCTATACCGGAGGGTAAATCAACTTGGGGAACATTTGGCAAACTCGAGCAATCGAATCAGCTGATCATACGCAATGTCCTGGAGAAGCCAGCGAAAACTTTTACATCGGAGGCCGAACGCAAGGCCAAAATTTATTATGAATCCTGTGTAGATGTCGATGAGCATATGGAAAAATTAGGTGCCAAGCCGATGAATGATTTGTTAGTTCAACTTGGCGGTTGGAATGTAACAAAAAGTGGTTATAATTTAACCGATTGGAATTTGGGCAAAACTTTGAAAATCTTGCACAACAA ATATAACTTTAATTGTCTTTTTGGCTGGGCCATTGGCGAGGATGATAAAAATTCATCACGTCACGTTATACAAATTGATCAGGGTGGCCTGACATTGCCCACAGCGGATTACTATAACAACAAGACGGATATTCATCGTAAAGTACTCAATGAATATATCGAATACATGACCAAAGTCTGTGTCCTATTGGGTGGCAATGAAACGGATGCTCGTGCCCAAATGATTGGGgtaattaattttgaaaagaaaCTTGCAAATATAACAATACCATTAGAGGATCGACGCAATGAGGAGGCAATGTATCATCCGATGACATTGATACAATTGTATAAACTGGCTCCGTTCATCAATTGGACGGATCATTTTGATAATGCCCTGCAAATGGTTAATCGACGTGTCACCGATCATGAGGTGGTTGTTGTCTATGCTCCAGAATTTCTAAAGAATCTCTCGGACATTATTCTACAAATGGAAAAGACTGAAGAAGGCCGAAT CACTTTGAACAACTATTTGATCTGGCAAGCGGTTCGTACATTAACCAGTTGTCTATCCAAACCCTTCCGTGATGCCTATAAGGGTGTGCGAAAGGCTCTAATGGGATCGGATGGCGGTGAAGAGGTTTGGCGCTATTGTGTCTCCGATACCAATAATGTGGTTGGTTTTGCCGTTGGGGCCATATTCGTGCGGCAGGCATTTCACGGTGAATCCAAGCCGGCGGCAGAGCAAATGATTAGTGAGATACGCGAAGCATTTAAATTGAATCTTCAGAATCTCACGTGGGTTGACAAGCAGACACGTGAGCGTGCCATGGAGAAAGCCAATGAAATTTCCGATATGATTGGTTTTCCCGATTATATACTAAATCCCGTCGAATTGGATCGAAAGTATGCCGATTTGAATATCACACCGGATGCCTATTTTGAGAATAACATTCAGGTGGCAATATATAATTTGAAAAGCAATTTGAAGCGACTCGATCAGCCGGTGAACAAGACCAATTGGGGCATGACACCGCAGACGGttaatgcctattatacaccaactaaaaatcaaattgTCTTCCCCGCTGGCATTCTACAAACTCCGTTCTTTGATATTAACAATCCCAAGAGCTTAAATTTCGGCGCCATGGGTGTAGTCATGGGTCACGAATTGACACATGCCTTTGATGATCAAGGACGTGAGTATGATAAGTTTGGCAACATCAATCGATGGTGGGATCAAAAGAGTATTGAGCGATTCAATGAGAAATCCGAGTGCATAGCCCGAGAATATACTGCATATAAAATGAATGGTCGCAATCTTAATGGAAAGCAGACACTGG GTGAGAATATAGCCGATAACGGTGGCCTTAAAGCAGCATATCATGCCTACCTGCGGACCAAAAATGAGAAGGAAGCTGATATACTAAAATTACCAGGCCTCAATTTAACACATTCGCAACTGTTCTTTGTATCGTTTGCACAG GTTTGGTGCTCGAGCAATACTGATGAAACGAATTTGCTACAAATGGAAAAGGATCCACATTCACCATCACAATTTCGTGTGATTGGTACCCTATCAAATATGAATGAATTTTCCGAGGTATTTAAATGCAAACCTGGCAAACGCATGAATCCGACCAAAAAGTGTGAAGTTTGGTAA
- the LOC6644874 gene encoding neprilysin-3 isoform X3 → MSAKMTRYKQTEFTEDDSSSIGGIQLNEATGHTGMQIRYHTARATWNWRSRNKTEKWLLITTFVMTLTIFTLLILLFSNGSHEKTKHVLHVQPHQKECPSGNDLPCLNEHCIFAASEILKSIDVTIDPCDDFYGYACNQWIKKNPIPEGKSTWGTFGKLEQSNQLIIRNVLEKPAKTFTSEAERKAKIYYESCVDVDEHMEKLGAKPMNDLLVQLGGWNVTKSGYNLTDWNLGKTLKILHNKYNFNCLFGWAIGEDDKNSSRHVIQIDQGGLTLPTADYYNNKTDIHRKVLNEYIEYMTKVCVLLGGNETDARAQMIGVINFEKKLANITIPLEDRRNEEAMYHPMTLIQLYKLAPFINWTDHFDNALQMVNRRVTDHEVVVVYAPEFLKNLSDIILQMEKTEEGRITLNNYLIWQAVRTLTSCLSKPFRDAYKGVRKALMGSDGGEEVWRYCVSDTNNVVGFAVGAIFVRQAFHGESKPAAEQMISEIREAFKLNLQNLTWVDKQTRERAMEKANEISDMIGFPDYILNPVELDRKYADLNITPDAYFENNIQVAIYNLKSNLKRLDQPVNKTNWGMTPQTVNAYYTPTKNQIVFPAGILQTPFFDINNPKSLNFGAMGVVMGHELTHAFDDQGREYDKFGNINRWWDQKSIERFNEKSECIAREYTAYKMNGRNLNGKQTLGENIADNGGLKAAYHAYLRTKNEKEADILKLPGLNLTHSQLFFVSFAQVWCSSNTDETNLLQMEKDPHSPSQFRVIGTLSNMNEFSEVFKCKPGKRMNPTKKCEVW, encoded by the exons ATGAGCGCAAAG ATGACACGCTACAAACAGACCGAATTTACGGAAGATGATTCAAGTTCAATTGGTGGCATACAACTAAACGAGGCAACGGGGCACACAGGCATGCAGATACGATATCATACGGCGCGG GCCACATGGAATTGGCGTTCAAggaataaaacagaaaaatggCTCCTCATTACGACCTTTGTGATGACCTTGACAATTTTCACTTTactgattttattattttcgaaTGGATCGCACGAAAAGACAAAACACGTCCTCCATGTCCAGCCGCATCAGAAAG aaTGTCCTTCAGGCAATGATCTTCCTTGTCTCAATGAGCATTGCATATTTGCAGCGAGTGAAATTCTTAAATCGATTGATGTCACTATCGATCCCTGTGATGATTTTTATGGCTATGCCTG TAATCAATGGATTAAGAAAAATCCTATACCGGAGGGTAAATCAACTTGGGGAACATTTGGCAAACTCGAGCAATCGAATCAGCTGATCATACGCAATGTCCTGGAGAAGCCAGCGAAAACTTTTACATCGGAGGCCGAACGCAAGGCCAAAATTTATTATGAATCCTGTGTAGATGTCGATGAGCATATGGAAAAATTAGGTGCCAAGCCGATGAATGATTTGTTAGTTCAACTTGGCGGTTGGAATGTAACAAAAAGTGGTTATAATTTAACCGATTGGAATTTGGGCAAAACTTTGAAAATCTTGCACAACAA ATATAACTTTAATTGTCTTTTTGGCTGGGCCATTGGCGAGGATGATAAAAATTCATCACGTCACGTTATACAAATTGATCAGGGTGGCCTGACATTGCCCACAGCGGATTACTATAACAACAAGACGGATATTCATCGTAAAGTACTCAATGAATATATCGAATACATGACCAAAGTCTGTGTCCTATTGGGTGGCAATGAAACGGATGCTCGTGCCCAAATGATTGGGgtaattaattttgaaaagaaaCTTGCAAATATAACAATACCATTAGAGGATCGACGCAATGAGGAGGCAATGTATCATCCGATGACATTGATACAATTGTATAAACTGGCTCCGTTCATCAATTGGACGGATCATTTTGATAATGCCCTGCAAATGGTTAATCGACGTGTCACCGATCATGAGGTGGTTGTTGTCTATGCTCCAGAATTTCTAAAGAATCTCTCGGACATTATTCTACAAATGGAAAAGACTGAAGAAGGCCGAAT CACTTTGAACAACTATTTGATCTGGCAAGCGGTTCGTACATTAACCAGTTGTCTATCCAAACCCTTCCGTGATGCCTATAAGGGTGTGCGAAAGGCTCTAATGGGATCGGATGGCGGTGAAGAGGTTTGGCGCTATTGTGTCTCCGATACCAATAATGTGGTTGGTTTTGCCGTTGGGGCCATATTCGTGCGGCAGGCATTTCACGGTGAATCCAAGCCGGCGGCAGAGCAAATGATTAGTGAGATACGCGAAGCATTTAAATTGAATCTTCAGAATCTCACGTGGGTTGACAAGCAGACACGTGAGCGTGCCATGGAGAAAGCCAATGAAATTTCCGATATGATTGGTTTTCCCGATTATATACTAAATCCCGTCGAATTGGATCGAAAGTATGCCGATTTGAATATCACACCGGATGCCTATTTTGAGAATAACATTCAGGTGGCAATATATAATTTGAAAAGCAATTTGAAGCGACTCGATCAGCCGGTGAACAAGACCAATTGGGGCATGACACCGCAGACGGttaatgcctattatacaccaactaaaaatcaaattgTCTTCCCCGCTGGCATTCTACAAACTCCGTTCTTTGATATTAACAATCCCAAGAGCTTAAATTTCGGCGCCATGGGTGTAGTCATGGGTCACGAATTGACACATGCCTTTGATGATCAAGGACGTGAGTATGATAAGTTTGGCAACATCAATCGATGGTGGGATCAAAAGAGTATTGAGCGATTCAATGAGAAATCCGAGTGCATAGCCCGAGAATATACTGCATATAAAATGAATGGTCGCAATCTTAATGGAAAGCAGACACTGG GTGAGAATATAGCCGATAACGGTGGCCTTAAAGCAGCATATCATGCCTACCTGCGGACCAAAAATGAGAAGGAAGCTGATATACTAAAATTACCAGGCCTCAATTTAACACATTCGCAACTGTTCTTTGTATCGTTTGCACAG GTTTGGTGCTCGAGCAATACTGATGAAACGAATTTGCTACAAATGGAAAAGGATCCACATTCACCATCACAATTTCGTGTGATTGGTACCCTATCAAATATGAATGAATTTTCCGAGGTATTTAAATGCAAACCTGGCAAACGCATGAATCCGACCAAAAAGTGTGAAGTTTGGTAA